ATGAATCGAAAGGGTCAATAATCAGAGGAAATGCAATTTTAACagatacttatttatttatcaaacttgtTCAATTCCAGTGATAATGTGGCGGTACTTTTGAATGCCTATTTCGGTGCAGGTAGTGGTCAGATTTGGCTGGAGCAGGTTACTTGTCAAGGAAACGAGACTGTGATCAATTTGTGTATGTTCAGACCATGGGGACAGCATTACTGTGGACATTATCAAGATGTCGGAGTTATTTGTAGTAAATATCACCTTTCACCTCTCCGTTCCGGTAGAATTCAATAGCAAAATGCATAATATAAAAGCTTTGTACATACATTAATCAAGCATAAAAAACGTACAAAATGAGTGAATTAGCTCCGTCACATATTTCATTGCCATGTTACACAATTGttctttatcaaatgtttttcgATAGTTTTTAGAGATTTAACtgtgaaatgaaattgatttttcattattagaaacagtgaaaacagtattctttcattgaattgttttaaagtttaaccCTTTCTCAAGACAAGCTCAAACATCAGCACAGTAGGGCTAGGCGCAATTCCAACGACATCaattccgaaatgacgttacgttcgtTATGAGGATtgagtatattttaaaaatggaacAGAAAGTGATAAAAATAGTTACGAAGCTTCTTTTTAGGGGCAGTTAGGTAATTTCAGAAATAgtatttaatatcttaaattgAACAGACAACAGGCGGTGCttacttttactaaaaatagaaataatgtagTTCAAATTAAATCATAGTAAGCTtgattgtatttcaaatgaGACTTTCTGCTGTCGTATGGTGTTAATgcaaacacatacatacattaaacaaatcCATTTGAACAATATAAATAGACAATGTTGTCAACATGCAATCTGTTAAAGTCCTTGTAAAGATTTGAAGTGTAAGTACAACGTTGCAATCGaagtgttattgtttgttatatattcgTTTTCACAGAAGCGTGCTCTGTACCGGACGTAAACGATGCTTCCAAAGATTCTGGGGCAGCGATTGCTTACAACACGACCGTTACATACACATGTGCAGTAGGTCAAATCCATACTAATGGCGATTTAGTAAGGACATGTCAAGCTGACGGCCAATTGGATGGTATTTCTCCAACTTGTACTCGAGGTTTGTTAGTATTAGGTTTAATTATTCGGCTACTGGTTATactattatgttatttattgtaGACTCAACATTCTCGTTCAATAATTGAAACATAAGTCTAAACATTCGTATTTagtattgtatttaattgattAACCTCATCATTTTGAATTCGTGTGTCACCTTCGGCgtctttatgtttttgtaatatgATCATTAAAACGATTTTATGCTTATGTCaatgataattgtttacataaatattgcatcgAGTCATATATAGGtcgtttattaaaaaacaaaacgctATAGTCTGTCTTAGCAATGAGAATCATACAACCGGATTTGCActgtaaatattatatgatgCTGGAATTAAATATTAGAGTTAAAATGTTAACTATCCAGGTAAATTGGGTATATTCAAAGgagaagaaaaatatttcttccattttttcaaacatcttgattatttgttatttacaaGTTAAAAATTAACACTTTTGTGTTATGTGCTGCATAATCTTCTTACGGTGTTTTATACAACGCTTAATTTTCAAAAGTCATACATTCAATTCATTGATTATTTAATTCTTTTATACATTAATTCAATGATTCGATAATagattaattcattaatttaataattcattaatttaataattcatttattcattgattaatttattcattaattaattcattcattcgttcgttcgttcgttcgttcgttcgtacgaacatacatacattcatttatacattcaatcatttttattctttcattcattcattccttAGAAAACACTGAACAAGGACATCGCGATGTGACTTTTACATTCCTATGcttgttcaatgtgtttataCTGTTCCTCTAAAATCGAGTATTATTTTTGGCGACTCCCACGGGCTTTTTGTGGCTTTCCGTGAGATCTTTTTGAAAACTTCTTATTCATAACtaaatcattgaaattatatCAACTTGTttctatcaataaatgtttcatcGTAACGGCAATTAAATCGTGTAAATTTTGCATCTCGGTGCAaagaaagtttgtttgtttagttTGCTAGCCCAGACCCTCGATTAATGGCCTCGTCCGCCCTTGGTTTACACGAGATATTCAAGTTGGTGTCCAAAATGGCCACCAGtagatttaaatgttaaatatttctaCAAATAGTGGCATGAACATTGACGTGTAGACGTTTACCAGCACATGTTTAGTTctaaaataaagaacatgtgAAATTGCATAACAAGAGCATTCTTCTTGTTATTACTGTTCAAAATGATGTATATGAGATGTGTAAAAAACATCCTGATGTTGTTAAGACCACTCTTGAAGTAGAAAGTAACACTTTGATAAACTTGTTTACTTCCAATTTATTCTTAACCTGACATATATTTAGCAATTTCAATATGCTCGAGCTatgataatgttaaaacataagaCAATTAAATACACTTAATCACATTATTGTTTTCGAAGAGTAAGTTAAACTTTTAGGCGTTGGGGtagatagtttattaaattataatgccTAGAATTCAATccttaaatgttcaaaaaggcAGCAAAGCAACTGAATAATCTTTAAAAACTTAGCATTTTTTACAATCAATATTAagcttattatatttaaatatttcaacagaTCCAATTTCATCTACTGTCCTGTTGTAGGGCATTTTTGAAGCCATAccatcaaataataaaaagggCTAAAAAATTGTTTCTAAAGATTACACCTTAACTTACGAAAATATTCCTCATAGAGTGAAATTGTCAACATTACATATGATGCATCGCTATTGAAACATACAAATGTCTGCTCAGTGTTTCAattgaatatgttcaaaaccttgttGCGTTTGcgacatgtaatttcattttcagtAAGAATAACTAAATATTGGAAAAACTCTCTGCGCGGAATAGCCTCCCAAAGAAAATAAGGTGTTCTTAAAACTACCTGGATTTTAGAATGCTGATCCGCACCTGGACATGTCCCTCTTGTGATGCCAATTGTGCAAATACGCTTTTATAACTAAAAACATAAGAAGAAATTGAGAATTATAAGGTGTTCCGCTGATTATCTTTTATCCCTTGTCTCCACGGAAAAGGAGTGTTCTTTCAGTGGAATGGCCTACACCCACTAAACAAGATGTGGCATTCAAATATCAGAAAAGATTTCATCGGGCATTGtgaatattaataacatttaataaatgaaataacaagggctaatatatctttatcattgtttcaaatttatatatcattaacatctgtcgaacacatatAACTACTTGTGGGTGTTTTTCGGCAAGTGTTTGTTAAGGCGTTACGATTTGgaatttttaattaacattctTACACAGTGGAAGGTACTGACATTGTCAGGACGGTGGCCGGACAGAGATATGGATGGTTACCTTTAGGTAGGAATTTACCCAATCATTGGAGCAACTATGCCTTTGTACGCTACTGTTCCTAATAATTTTAGCAACATCtagtagtatttaaattacacGATAAATTAAGTATCTCATCTTagcatttttttccaaagacGTTTTCTAGCAAACtacatttttgtaacatttctacAAACTACAAACTACAAATCATTGTACACTGCTATACTTCCCAAGTAAttctatttacatgtttttctgttttaaaagtaaacGAGTATACTTAAGTTATACTCttgaaagaactaaccattttacagtggtatgtcaaGTTAAGGAACAGTCGCGTGAGGAGTTAAGACAACTACTTGATGATATCACAGTGTAAGTTAAATAAGTAAAGCCACACCCATCTAATTAATTTTCATGAATTAAACACCCATAAGTTTTTTAAGTGTGttggatttaaaaacaaaagtgttATGGTTAACCATCTGTTCAATTTGAAGATCAGAACAAATctaaatttcacttttttttaatggttcaaatataattttgtacaaGATAAAAACCGAAATCTTAAATAGCCtccaaatgaaacaaaatgatgaatgtctttcaaattaatatttggTCATTAAACAATTGTTACCCTTACCAACCTGcatgcttttatttgttttaatttaggCACAATTGTTGAGAGGGCAAAGTGTTACCCCATGTCCATTTGTAGGCCTATTAATTACTCGTACAATTTCCAAAAACCTTCTAAAAGTGTAAATTGAAAACCTGGTCGCATTGCAGCATGTCTAGTAATATGTTTTCCTTTGCACAATGGTTGCGAGTCCTATTACAATTTTATACTGTCATAGCCATACtagaattttatttcaatatttccatttttcaagCACTATCGACACTAGTTCCTTCGACTACCAAACGGCATGCAGAGAATCTTGCGGTAGCTTTTCACAATGgaatgttgacattttaaagCCACGATatgattaaaattcaaaatgtttttttcttaaggTTCACGTGCTATCAGACTACGTAACGGTACAACGCAATTACAGGGGCGTGTTGAAGTACTTCACAATGGAACATGGGGTACTGTCTGTGGGGATGGTATAGACACAAACTTTGCCAAAGTCGTGTGTCGACAGCTCGATTATGCAACGTATGTTATTTTGCTAAAAAGATCAatgattaaatcaaaacaatttttaaagtatttctcGGTTAAGCATTTGttgcttttttgaaattatttttcttcgCTTTTATCACTTTTTCATGCCAATAGGTTCCAAATTTATTGCAAGTATGGGATACACaaatgcaaaattgaaaaagatTTAAGCTTTCATTTTATTCCAGGAATCGGAATCAAGCGAGTGTCTTTATGCATTGAGCATTCGAAGTGATCGTGTAACAAAATGGTGAAAAACAATTTATCTTCACAACTGCATAGTTAATGAGTGCAAAGAgtcaatgacaaaaaaaatgcatttctaaaATTTAATGTATAAGACTTGCTTAATTTCAGTCACAATGTGACGTTACGTTCACATGCCTATTTCGGTGCAGGTAGTGGCGAGATTTGGCTGGACAATGTTACTTGTCAAGGAAACGAGACTGTGATCGACTTGTGTATGTTCAGCCAATGGGGTCAGCACAGCTGCGGACATACAGAAGATGTCGGAGTTATATGTAGTATATAACAACTTTTATTTCTCCATTTCTGAAGAGTacaatagaaaaatatattatagtatagtTCATACAACAGGCATACACAGGGTACAAgcataataaatcatttagaTACAAAAGTAAGTACAATCGAGAATGTTCATCGAAAAACATAGAAGGTAATGCGaatgtttcatgtaaaaatGCAAGCCTAACAAAGTCAGCTCTTAAGGAACATTAATGACCATTTGGATATCAAAACAATCCAATTTAGAACATCTTCAACTATTGACGATAGCTAAAGCAAGATCTTTGAAAGTAAGATTTAGGAAAAATATCATGAACAAGTAGTCCGCCAAGATCAATAAGGCGTCGACGATGGCtgccaaatttaaacaaaattaattttctgCAATGTgtctgaaaaatgtttttttttttccaatattgacTGATGCAAAGTAAAATTTTACTAAAACTGAAGGTAAAACTAGGTATTTAAATTGGAGTTTGTTGGCAGGATGGTGGTTAGGCGAGTGTTTTGCAACAATTTGTATTATCTCCGGGCTGTAACTTGGCCATGCAaaagttgattttaaaatagcgcatactCACCACGAGTAACTGGCATTACGTGTGCAAGACCAATGTCACTAGGTAAAAGGTCAAAAACACACGAAATGCCCAAAACTCCTTGTGTTTTgacttgtccgggctgtaacatATCCACGCATTAAAAGACTTTACAATCATGtatcaaagatcaaggtcacattaAGGGCATTGTTCAAAATGCCATGTATGTTGGCTTCTTCGAGCTGTATCTAGATTATGCATTGGCAAATGGCATAAATGTTTACCCTGCAAGACACATGTATAAACgtataaattaaaatcaaattttaatgttcTGTGGTAATATTTGCTTGTTTTAACTTGTTTGACATCCCTGTTATGCATAGCTATACATTTGTCACTACTTACATTCCTAATCAAAGCACATGCCAATATACCATCATGCCAATAAAGCGAAAAGAGTTCGATATTCATAACAACGTTTTGAGATTAAACGCAGGAACCTTTCGTTGGActgtttaatcatatttattcatatgcgTATTTGATATCGGTGCGTTTCGACAAAGCACTAGTCTTAACATAGAGAAGCATATACAGCATCCCGTTATCTTTGCCAATCTGAAGGCATATCGAACACTAGTTCAAATTGCACAAACCTTCTAATTGCgctcattgaaaacctggtcgCATTGCGGTCTtgtagtaattatttatttatttcgggACAATGGTTGCGAGTCCTGTAATAAGGTTCAAATTATCATAGTTACCTGAGAATATAATTGAAATCTTTCCAATTTTCAAGCACTATCTACATCGTCTATATTCGAATGCTTATCGGCTATAGGAGGGACTTGCGGAAACCtttgttaaacttttaaaagcTACGTtagaattgaaattaaaaagtactttttttcttttttaggtGCAAGTTCTATAAGACTACATAACGGTGCAACGCAATTGGAGGGTCGTGTTGAAGTATTCCACAATGGAACATGGGGTACGATCTGTGGCTATgcaataaacattaactttgccAAAGTCGTGTGTCGACAGCTCGGATATGATACGTAAGTTATTTTGCTAAATTAGTAAGTGATAAAAACAGAGCAAacttgttgaaatatttcttgaTAAAACATTCATTGCTTTTCTAAACATTTCTTATCGCTTTAATCTCTTATTTATGTAAACGTTCCAAATATTAATTGGCAGTTTTGAAtacacaaatgaaaaaaacaatggaaataCATATGCATTTATGTCAATCAAAGAATCAGAATCGATTACGATTTTTATACTTTGAGCATGTGTATCGATTCAGtagcaaaatattatttttaatatcaaaagcaGTTGCATATATCATGAATCGAAAGGGTCAATAATCAGAGGAAATGCAATTTTAACagatacttatttatttatcaaacttgtTCAATTCCAGTGATAATGTGGCGGTACTTTTGAATGCCTATTTCGGTGCAGGTAGTGGTCAGATTTGGCTGGAGCAGGTTACTTGTCAAGGAAACGAGACTGTGATCAATTTGTGTATGTTCAGACCATGGGGACAGCATTACTGTGGACATTATCAAGATGTCGGAGTTATTTGTAGTAAATATCACCTTTCACCTCTCCGTTCCGGTAGAATTCAATAGCAAAATGCATAATATAAAAGCTTTGTACATACATTAATCAAGCATAAAAAACGTACAAAATGAGTGAATTAGCTCCGTCACATATTTCATTGCCATGTTACACAATTGttctttatcaaatgtttttcgATAGTTTTTAGAGATTTAACtgtgaaatgaaattgatttttcattattagaaacagtgaaaacagtattctttcattgaattgttttaaagtttaaccCTTTCTCAAGACAAGCTCAAACATCAGCACAGTAGGGCTAGGCGCAATTCCAACGACATCaattccgaaatgacgttacgttcgtTATGAGGATtgagtatattttaaaaatggaacAGAAAGTGATAAAAATAGTTACGAAGCTTCTTTTTAGGGGCAGTTAGGTAATTTCAGAAATAgtatttaatatcttaaattgAACAGACAACAGGCGGTGCttacttttactaaaaatagaaataatgtagTTCAAATTAAATCATAGTAAGCTtgattgtatttcaaatgaGACTTTCTGCTGTCGTATGGTGTTAATgcaaacacatacatacattaaacaaatcCATTTGAACAATATAAATAGACAATGTTGTCAACATGCAATCTGTTAAAGTCCTTGTAAAGATTTGAAGTGTAAGTACAACGTTGCAATCGaagtgttattgtttgttatatattcgTTTTCACAGAAGCGTGCTCTGTACCGGACGTAAACGATGCTTCCAAAGATTCTGGGGCAGCGATTGCTTACAACACGACCGTTACATACACATGTGCAGTAGGTCAAATCCATACTAATGGCGATTTAGTAAGGACATGTCAAGCTGACGGCCAATTGGATGGTATTTCTCCAACTTGTACTCGAGGTTTGTTAGTATTAGGTTTAATTATTCGGCTACTGGTTATactattatgttatttattgtaGACTCAACATTCTCGTTCAATAATTGAAACATAAGTCTAAACATTCGTATTTagtattgtatttaattgattAACCTCATCATTTTGAATTCGTGTGTCACCTTCGGCgtctttatgtttttgtaatatgATCATTAAAACGATTTTATGCTTATGTCaatgataattgtttacataaatattgcatcgAGTCATATATAGGtcgtttattaaaaaacaaaacgctATAGTCTGTCTTAGCAATGAGAATCATACAACCGGATTTGCActgtaaatattatatgatgCTGGAATTAAATATTAGAGTTAAAATGTTAACTATCCAGGTAAATTGGGTATATTCAAAGgagaagaaaaatatttcttccattttttcaaacatcttgattatttgttatttacaaGTTAAAAATTAACACTTTTGTGTTATGTGCTGCATAATCTTCTTACGGTGTTTTATACAACGCTTAATTTTCAAAAGTCATACATTCAATTCATTGATTATTTAATTCTTTTATACATTAATTCAATGATTCGATAATagattaattcattaatttaataattcattaatttaataattcatttatttattgattaatttattcattaattaattcattcattcgttcgttcgttcgttcgttcgttcgttcgtacgaacatacatacattcatttatacattcaatcattttttattctttcattcattcattccttAGAAAACACTGAACAAGGACATCGCGATGTGACTTTTACATTCCTATGcttgttcaatgtgtttataCTGTTCCTCTAAAATCGAGTATTATTTTTGGCGACTCCCACGGGCTTTTTGTGGCTTTCCGTGAGATCTTTTTGAAAACTTCTTATTCATAACtaaatcattgaaattatatCAACTTGTttctatcaataaatgtttcatcGTAACGGCAATTAAATCGTGTAAATTTTGCATCTCGGTGCAaagaaagtttgtttgtttagttTGCTAGCCCAGACCCTCGATTAATGGCCTCGTCCGCCCTTGGTTTACACGAGATATTCAAGTTGGTGTCCAAAATGGCCACCAGtagatttaaatgttaaatatttctaCAAATAGTGGCATGAACATTGACGTGTAGACGTT
The DNA window shown above is from Mya arenaria isolate MELC-2E11 chromosome 6, ASM2691426v1 and carries:
- the LOC128237793 gene encoding deleted in malignant brain tumors 1 protein-like, yielding MLAIQAGSRAIRLRNGTTQLQGRVEVLHNGTWGTVCGDGIDTNFAKVVCRQLDYATHNVTLRSHAYFGAGSGEIWLDNVTCQGNETVIDLCMFSQWGQHSCGHTEDVGVICSASSIRLHNGATQLEGRVEVFHNGTWGTICGYAININFAKVVCRQLGYDTDNVAVLLNAYFGAGSGQIWLEQVTCQGNETVINLCMFRPWGQHYCGHYQDVGVICKACSVPDVNDASKDSGAAIAYNTTVTYTCAVGQIHTNGDLVRTCQADGQLDGISPTCTRGSRAIRLRNGTTQLQGRVEVLHNGTWGTVCGDGIDTNFAKVVCRQLDYATHNVTLRSHAYFGAGSGEIWLDNVTCQGNETVIDLCMFSQWGQHSCGHTEDVGVICSASSIRLHNGATQLEGRVEVFHNGTWGTICGYAININFAKVVCRQLGYDTDNVAVLLNAYFGAGSGQIWLEQVTCQGNETVINLCMFRPWGQHYCGHYQDVGVICKACSVPDVNDASKDSGAAIAYNTTVTYTCAVGQIHTNGDLVRTCQADGQLDGISPTCTRGSRAIRLRNGTTQLQGRVEVLHNGTWGTVCGDGIDTNFAKVVCRQLDYATHNVTLRSHAYFGAGSGEIWLDNVTCQGNETVIDLCMFSQWGQHSCGHTEDVGVICSASSIRLHNGATQLEGRVEVFHNGTWGTICGYAININFAKVVCRQLGYDTDNVAVLLNAYFGAGSGQIWLEQVTCQGNETVINLCMFRTMGTALLWTLSRCRSYL